In Streptomyces capitiformicae, one genomic interval encodes:
- a CDS encoding ABC transporter ATP-binding protein, protein MPTTRATAEEADQETEIKDRSAVRTLLRLWPYVRPVRARLFTAAFVAIIASCLGLVIPLVLKWMVDGPVADRDPAGVWLGALYLLLLGLAEALLFGLRRWLIARPLAGVEASMRADLYRHLQRLPVAFHDRWASGQLLSRGTTDLMLLRMFLAFPLTFLLVNAVTIVVGVIIMLGQDWTLGLIILGPAVPVVVTCVVFEKKYAAVARLAQDQVGDLTTVVEESVLGIRIIKGFGRHRSQARAFRELSRTLRGTELRKARLLSTIWGVIVTLPELAIGAALIVGVVQVADGQLSAGTLVAFLSTALALRWPVDSIGFLLAMSQEAATATERYFEVMDAEPESSGPGVTSAEASSVPELVSAGGRFRSSAVRGAAAPTRAAPAARLPAAATGGLRFHNVRFRYPDAAPDTPPVLDHIDLHIRPGESMALVGATGSGKTTLTALVPRLHELTSGRITLDGEDITEMSREELRAKVSVAFEEPTLFSATVGENVLMGARPDAGTPDLDRALAIAQADFAHALPQGTATQVGEQGLSLSGGQRQRLALARAVVGRPRFLVLDDPLSALDVHTEAAVEAALRRVLAETTALIVAHRPSTVLLADRVALLSGGRIAAVGTHHELLRTNAEYAHLMSGTEEDDR, encoded by the coding sequence ATGCCCACGACACGTGCAACCGCCGAAGAAGCCGACCAAGAGACAGAGATCAAGGACCGTTCCGCCGTACGCACACTGCTGCGGCTGTGGCCGTATGTGCGGCCCGTGCGGGCGCGGCTGTTCACCGCCGCGTTCGTCGCGATCATCGCCTCGTGCCTGGGGCTGGTCATCCCGCTCGTCCTGAAGTGGATGGTGGACGGGCCGGTCGCGGACCGGGATCCGGCGGGCGTGTGGCTCGGGGCGCTGTATCTGCTGCTGCTCGGGCTCGCCGAGGCGCTGCTGTTCGGGCTGCGGCGGTGGCTGATCGCACGGCCGCTCGCCGGGGTCGAGGCATCGATGCGCGCGGATCTGTACCGGCATCTGCAGCGGCTGCCGGTCGCCTTCCACGATCGGTGGGCCTCGGGGCAGTTACTGTCGCGCGGTACGACGGATCTGATGCTGCTGCGGATGTTCCTCGCCTTCCCGCTGACGTTCCTGCTGGTCAACGCGGTGACCATCGTCGTCGGCGTGATCATCATGCTGGGGCAGGACTGGACGCTCGGGCTGATCATCCTTGGTCCCGCCGTGCCGGTGGTCGTCACCTGCGTCGTCTTCGAGAAGAAGTACGCCGCTGTGGCGCGGCTCGCGCAGGACCAGGTGGGCGACCTGACGACGGTCGTCGAGGAGAGCGTGCTCGGGATCCGCATCATCAAGGGGTTCGGGCGGCACCGGAGCCAGGCTCGGGCCTTCCGGGAACTGTCGCGGACGCTGCGGGGCACGGAACTGCGCAAGGCCCGCCTCCTGTCCACCATCTGGGGCGTCATCGTGACGCTCCCCGAACTGGCGATCGGGGCGGCGCTGATCGTCGGTGTGGTGCAGGTCGCCGACGGGCAGCTGTCGGCGGGCACGCTGGTCGCCTTCCTCTCCACGGCCCTCGCACTGCGGTGGCCCGTCGACTCCATCGGCTTCTTGCTGGCGATGAGCCAGGAGGCGGCGACGGCGACGGAACGGTACTTCGAGGTGATGGACGCGGAGCCGGAGTCTTCGGGACCGGGGGTTACCTCGGCCGAGGCTTCGAGTGTGCCGGAGCTGGTGTCGGCCGGGGGGAGGTTCCGCAGCTCGGCGGTTCGAGGTGCCGCTGCGCCCACCCGTGCCGCCCCAGCGGCACGACTGCCCGCAGCTGCGACGGGCGGCCTCCGGTTCCACAACGTCCGGTTCCGTTACCCCGACGCCGCCCCCGACACGCCCCCCGTCCTCGACCACATCGACCTCCACATCCGCCCCGGCGAGTCCATGGCCCTGGTCGGCGCCACCGGCTCCGGCAAGACGACGCTCACCGCCCTCGTCCCCCGTCTGCACGAGCTGACGAGCGGCCGGATCACCCTGGACGGCGAGGACATCACCGAGATGTCCCGGGAAGAGCTGCGCGCGAAGGTGTCCGTGGCCTTCGAGGAACCCACCCTCTTCTCCGCGACCGTGGGCGAGAACGTCCTCATGGGCGCCCGCCCCGACGCAGGCACCCCCGACCTGGACCGCGCCCTGGCCATCGCCCAGGCGGACTTCGCGCACGCCCTCCCGCAGGGCACCGCCACCCAGGTGGGCGAGCAGGGCCTCAGCCTCTCCGGCGGCCAGCGGCAGCGGCTGGCGCTCGCGCGGGCGGTGGTGGGCCGGCCCCGTTTCCTGGTGCTGGACGATCCGCTGTCGGCACTGGACGTGCACACGGAGGCCGCGGTGGAGGCCGCGCTGCGCCGGGTGCTGGCAGAGACGACCGCGCTGATCGTGGCGCACCGCCCGTCGACGGTCCTGCTCGCCGACCGCGTGGCCCTGCTCTCGGGTGGCCGGATCGCCGCGGTCGGCACCCACCACGAACTGTTGCGCACGAACGCCGAGTACGCGCATCTGATGTCCGGGACCGAGGAGGACGACCGATGA
- a CDS encoding ABC transporter ATP-binding protein, which yields MTAPTTTAPAADDNDNNADSHGPQPHKGDPFDRDALPTPPGATLALLRSLLAPMKARVVMTSVLLLLQQAAVQAGPLLVAYAIDSAVPAFRDGRHGPLVAVAVGYLLCAVAAGGLQYAFIGASARVNQDVLLDLRGRIFRHAQALSIDFHERYTSGRLISRSTTDVESLRELLNEGLQELVGVILACAYISAMLLWLDLGLGAAALASFVPLYGLVRLYQRRAASVYAARSTAIAAVIVKFAETMNGIRPVRAFRREAVNDAEFGRLNRHHERTNGDAILEMARYVVGSRVVANITVAAIVLWGAYRVASESLALGVLAAAVLYLRRLYDPIDRLGMFLNSYQSAAASLEKIAGLLAQTPSVPEPAEPRELPPPASELPGREVVFEGVTFAYRTGGEILPRFDLTLPAGSTVAVVGSTGAGKSTLAKLLARFYDPTAGRVLLDGVDLRDLPVPELRRGVVMVTQESFLFSGTVAENIAIGRPDATREEIERAAKAIGAHDFITALPEGYDTDVRKRGGRISAGQRQLVAFARALLADPAVLILDEATSSLDIPGERAVQRAMATVLRGRTAVVIAHRLSTVEIADRVLVMEQGRVVEDGSPAELIAGTGRFADLHRAWRDSLA from the coding sequence ATGACGGCGCCCACGACCACCGCGCCGGCCGCCGACGACAACGACAACAACGCCGACTCACACGGCCCGCAGCCGCACAAGGGCGACCCCTTCGACCGAGACGCTCTGCCCACTCCCCCGGGCGCCACCCTCGCCCTCCTCCGCTCCCTGCTCGCGCCGATGAAGGCCCGCGTGGTGATGACCAGTGTGCTGCTCCTGCTCCAGCAGGCGGCGGTGCAGGCGGGCCCGCTGCTGGTGGCGTACGCGATCGACAGTGCCGTACCGGCGTTCCGCGACGGCCGGCACGGGCCGCTGGTCGCGGTGGCGGTCGGGTATCTGCTGTGCGCGGTGGCGGCGGGCGGGTTGCAGTACGCGTTCATCGGGGCGTCGGCGCGGGTGAACCAGGACGTGCTGCTCGATCTGCGCGGCCGGATCTTCCGGCACGCGCAGGCGCTGAGCATCGACTTCCACGAGCGGTACACCTCGGGCCGGCTCATCTCCCGTTCCACCACGGACGTCGAGTCGCTGCGCGAGCTGCTCAACGAGGGGCTGCAGGAACTCGTCGGCGTGATCCTCGCCTGCGCCTACATCTCGGCGATGCTGCTCTGGCTGGACCTGGGCCTCGGTGCGGCGGCGCTGGCGTCGTTCGTGCCGCTGTACGGGCTGGTGCGGCTGTACCAGCGCCGCGCGGCGAGCGTCTACGCCGCCCGGTCGACGGCGATCGCCGCGGTGATCGTGAAGTTCGCGGAGACGATGAACGGCATCCGGCCGGTGCGGGCGTTCCGCCGGGAGGCCGTCAACGACGCGGAGTTCGGGCGCCTGAACCGGCACCACGAACGCACCAACGGCGACGCCATCCTGGAGATGGCCCGCTATGTGGTCGGCTCCCGTGTCGTCGCGAACATCACGGTGGCGGCGATCGTGCTGTGGGGCGCCTACCGGGTGGCGTCGGAGTCGCTGGCACTGGGTGTGCTGGCGGCCGCGGTGCTGTATCTGCGGCGCCTGTACGACCCGATCGACCGGCTCGGCATGTTCCTCAACTCGTACCAGTCGGCGGCGGCGTCACTGGAGAAGATCGCGGGCCTCCTCGCCCAGACCCCCTCGGTCCCGGAGCCGGCCGAGCCGAGGGAACTGCCTCCCCCGGCCTCCGAACTCCCGGGCCGCGAGGTCGTGTTCGAGGGCGTGACGTTCGCCTACCGCACCGGTGGCGAGATCCTGCCCCGCTTCGACCTCACCCTCCCGGCGGGCAGCACGGTCGCGGTGGTCGGCTCCACCGGCGCCGGCAAGTCGACCCTCGCCAAACTGCTGGCCCGCTTCTACGACCCCACGGCCGGCCGGGTCCTGCTCGACGGCGTCGATCTGCGCGACCTCCCCGTGCCCGAGCTGCGGCGCGGGGTGGTCATGGTCACCCAGGAGTCGTTCCTGTTCTCCGGCACGGTCGCCGAGAACATCGCCATCGGCCGCCCCGACGCCACCCGGGAGGAGATCGAGCGGGCCGCCAAGGCCATCGGCGCCCACGACTTCATCACCGCCCTGCCCGAGGGCTACGACACCGACGTACGCAAACGCGGCGGCCGCATCTCCGCCGGCCAACGCCAACTGGTCGCCTTCGCCCGCGCGTTGCTGGCCGACCCCGCCGTCCTCATCCTCGACGAGGCCACCAGCTCCCTGGACATCCCCGGCGAACGGGCGGTGCAGCGCGCGATGGCCACGGTGCTCCGCGGCCGCACGGCCGTGGTCATCGCCCACCGTCTGTCGACGGTGGAGATCGCCGACCGGGTACTGGTGATGGAACAGGGCCGGGTGGTGGAGGACGGCAGCCCGGCGGAACTGATCGCGGGAACGGGCCGTTTCGCGGACCTGCACCGGGCGTGGAGGGACAGCTTGGCGTAG
- a CDS encoding ABC transporter transmembrane domain-containing protein, which yields MIDAYEDPGTPDCRGGARYLWWLVKQQAARSAMGSLISCVWMVLLAATPYLLSRAIDEGLQPGDYPALATWTATLFAVGAFNAWLSVMRHRTMTRVRMDANFRTVKVVIAHAVRLGAALPRRIGTGEVVTIGVGDVNTISSSLTVIGPGVGAIAAYLVVAGLLVSVSLPIAAVVLLGMPLMAVLVGPLLRRLQGTETEYRERQGVLTARIADLAGGLRVLNGLGGKGLIADAFHRDSQRLRAQGYRVGSVTSWVQAIGVGLPTLFLAVVTWLAARLAAQGSITVGELVSVYGYVTVLVRPVSYFVDWGYEVSRGVVAARRVIRFLTLEPLPDHGTEDAPAEPAALHDPESGVRVSPGRLTALAGDRPGDATAVVDRLGRYAPTAATWGGIPLDEIPLAQVRARILVADHEADLFAGRLRELLGERDDDLAVREALRAAVAEDIVQGLPDGLDSPIDAQGRNLSGGQRQRLRLARALLADPEVLLAVEPTSALDAHTEARVAQRLRAAREGRTTVVTTTSPLVLDHADTVHYLVEGKVAATGSHRELLAGEPGYRALVARDAGEAEDDTDEAASEEVVR from the coding sequence ATGATCGACGCGTACGAGGATCCCGGCACACCGGACTGCCGCGGCGGCGCCCGCTACCTGTGGTGGCTGGTCAAACAACAGGCGGCCCGATCCGCAATGGGCTCCCTCATCTCCTGCGTATGGATGGTGCTGCTGGCGGCAACCCCGTACCTCCTCTCCCGCGCCATCGACGAGGGCCTCCAACCCGGCGACTACCCGGCCCTGGCCACCTGGACGGCCACACTCTTCGCCGTGGGCGCCTTCAACGCCTGGCTGAGCGTCATGCGCCACCGCACGATGACCCGCGTCCGCATGGACGCCAACTTCCGCACGGTGAAGGTCGTGATCGCCCACGCGGTGAGACTGGGCGCGGCCCTCCCCCGCCGCATCGGCACCGGCGAGGTCGTCACGATCGGCGTCGGCGACGTCAACACGATCTCCTCCTCGCTGACCGTCATCGGCCCCGGCGTCGGCGCGATCGCCGCGTATCTGGTGGTCGCCGGCCTGCTCGTGTCGGTCTCGCTGCCGATCGCCGCGGTCGTACTCCTCGGGATGCCGTTGATGGCCGTACTCGTGGGCCCGTTGCTGCGCCGTCTGCAGGGCACGGAGACGGAGTACCGCGAACGACAGGGCGTGCTGACCGCGCGGATCGCGGACCTCGCGGGCGGGCTGCGCGTCCTCAACGGCCTCGGCGGCAAGGGCCTGATCGCCGACGCGTTCCACCGGGACTCACAGCGGCTGCGGGCGCAGGGGTACCGGGTGGGGTCGGTGACCAGCTGGGTGCAGGCGATCGGGGTGGGGCTGCCGACCCTGTTCCTGGCGGTGGTGACCTGGCTGGCGGCCCGGCTCGCCGCGCAAGGGTCCATCACGGTGGGCGAGTTGGTGTCGGTGTACGGGTATGTGACGGTGCTGGTGCGGCCGGTGTCGTACTTCGTGGACTGGGGCTACGAGGTCAGCCGCGGGGTGGTGGCGGCACGGCGCGTCATCCGGTTCCTGACTCTGGAGCCCCTGCCGGACCACGGCACCGAGGACGCGCCCGCCGAGCCGGCGGCGCTGCACGACCCCGAGTCGGGCGTTCGGGTGTCGCCCGGCCGGCTGACCGCGCTGGCCGGCGACCGGCCGGGCGACGCCACGGCCGTCGTGGACCGGCTCGGGCGGTACGCTCCGACGGCGGCGACCTGGGGCGGAATCCCCCTCGACGAGATCCCGTTGGCGCAGGTCCGCGCACGGATCCTGGTCGCCGACCACGAGGCCGACCTGTTCGCGGGGCGGCTGCGCGAGCTGCTGGGCGAGCGGGACGACGACCTCGCCGTGCGGGAGGCGTTACGGGCGGCCGTGGCCGAGGACATCGTCCAGGGCCTGCCGGACGGCCTGGACTCGCCGATCGACGCCCAGGGCCGCAACCTCTCCGGCGGCCAGCGGCAACGCCTGCGGCTGGCCCGGGCGTTGCTCGCCGACCCCGAGGTCCTGCTCGCCGTCGAGCCGACCTCGGCGCTGGACGCCCACACCGAGGCCCGGGTCGCCCAGCGGCTGCGGGCGGCCCGCGAGGGCCGTACGACCGTCGTCACCACCACCTCGCCCCTTGTCCTGGACCACGCGGACACCGTCCACTACCTGGTCGAGGGCAAGGTCGCCGCCACGGGCAGCCACCGCGAACTGCTGGCCGGCGAGCCGGGCTACCGGGCACTGGTGGCGCGGGACGCGGGCGAGGCGGAGGACGACACGGACGAGGCCGCGAGCGAGGAGGTCGTACGGTGA
- a CDS encoding ABC transporter ATP-binding protein, translated as MVGRLPIAGPADVRRAAVRLVRADGRAFLAVLGLNAAAAGTGLAGPWLLGRIIDEVRGGGGVGAVDRLALTLLLCAVAQLLLARWARYVGHRFGERILARVREEFVDRTLALPASVVERAGAGDLTARGTADVDTVGKTLRDVGPELLISSVQALFLLGAVFALDPLLGVCGLFGLTGIWIVLRWYLRRARAGYLAEGAAGSEVAEIVAATASGARTVEALRLERRRIAASRKALETSRRRRFHTLFLRSVFFPGVDISYFVPVVTILLLGGVLHERGSMSLGAVVAAALYLQQLSGPLDEILMRVEQLQSSGASFARVEGLAGAPRADSADSPEPADDRIDVTGVRYAYDRGGEVLRGVDLTVRPGERLAVVGPSGAGKTTLSRLLAGIDAPTSGTVTVGGVPVVGLGPERLRRQVVLVTQEHHVFLGTVRDNLLIAEPTATDEQLWAALTAVGADIWVRDLPDALGTRLGQGGHRTDGPQAQQLALARVVLADPHTLILDEATALLDPATARHTERALAAVLQGRTVIAIAHRLHTAHDADRVAVMEDGLLTELGTHEELVAAEGAYAALWHSWHGERPSAV; from the coding sequence ATGGTGGGCCGCCTGCCCATCGCCGGCCCCGCCGATGTGCGGCGGGCCGCCGTCCGTCTGGTGCGCGCCGACGGGCGGGCCTTTCTCGCCGTGCTGGGGCTGAACGCGGCGGCGGCCGGGACGGGGCTCGCGGGGCCCTGGCTGCTGGGGCGGATCATCGACGAGGTGCGCGGCGGGGGCGGCGTCGGGGCAGTGGACCGGCTGGCGCTCACGCTCCTGCTGTGCGCGGTGGCGCAGTTGCTGCTGGCGCGTTGGGCCCGGTATGTGGGGCACCGGTTCGGGGAGCGGATCCTGGCACGGGTGCGCGAGGAGTTCGTGGACCGGACGCTGGCGCTGCCCGCGTCGGTCGTGGAACGGGCCGGCGCCGGTGATCTGACGGCGCGCGGCACGGCGGACGTGGACACGGTCGGCAAGACGCTGCGCGATGTCGGGCCCGAGTTGCTCATCAGTTCGGTGCAGGCGTTGTTCCTGCTCGGTGCGGTGTTCGCGCTGGACCCGCTGCTCGGTGTCTGCGGGCTGTTCGGTCTGACCGGCATCTGGATCGTGCTGCGCTGGTATCTGCGCCGGGCGCGCGCCGGTTATCTCGCGGAGGGCGCGGCGGGCTCCGAGGTCGCGGAGATCGTCGCGGCGACCGCGTCCGGCGCCCGTACGGTCGAGGCGCTGCGGTTGGAGCGGCGGCGTATCGCCGCGAGCCGGAAGGCGCTGGAGACGTCCCGGCGCCGGCGCTTCCACACCCTCTTCCTGCGCTCGGTGTTCTTCCCGGGCGTGGACATCTCCTACTTCGTGCCCGTGGTGACGATCCTGCTGCTGGGCGGGGTGCTGCACGAGCGCGGCTCGATGAGTCTGGGCGCGGTGGTGGCGGCGGCCCTGTATCTGCAGCAGCTCAGCGGTCCGCTCGACGAGATCCTGATGCGGGTCGAGCAACTGCAGAGCAGCGGCGCCTCGTTCGCCCGCGTGGAGGGCCTGGCCGGGGCTCCGCGGGCGGACTCCGCCGACTCCCCGGAACCGGCGGACGACCGCATCGACGTGACCGGTGTCCGTTACGCCTACGACCGGGGCGGCGAGGTGCTGCGCGGGGTCGACCTGACCGTTCGCCCCGGGGAACGCCTGGCCGTCGTCGGCCCGTCCGGTGCCGGGAAGACCACCCTGAGCAGGCTCCTGGCCGGCATCGACGCGCCGACGTCGGGCACGGTCACGGTGGGCGGGGTGCCGGTCGTCGGCCTCGGCCCGGAGCGCCTGCGCCGCCAGGTCGTCCTGGTCACCCAGGAGCACCACGTCTTCCTCGGCACGGTCCGCGACAACCTCCTCATCGCCGAACCAACCGCCACGGACGAGCAGTTGTGGGCCGCCCTCACGGCCGTGGGCGCCGACATCTGGGTCCGCGACCTCCCGGACGCCCTCGGCACCCGCCTCGGCCAGGGCGGCCACCGCACGGACGGACCCCAGGCCCAGCAACTCGCTCTGGCCCGCGTCGTCCTGGCCGACCCCCACACCCTCATCCTCGACGAGGCCACGGCGTTGCTGGACCCGGCGACCGCCCGCCACACCGAACGCGCCCTGGCCGCCGTACTGCAGGGCCGCACGGTCATCGCCATCGCCCACCGCCTCCACACCGCCCACGACGCCGACCGCGTGGCCGTGATGGAGGACGGACTCCTCACCGAACTCGGCACGCACGAGGAACTGGTGGCGGCGGAGGGGGCGTACGCGGCGCTGTGGCACTCGTGGCACGGGGAGCGGCCATCGGCCGTTTGA
- a CDS encoding M4 family metallopeptidase produces the protein MLRRQSHRRTSHTRNTFTRTTQRRAAAGALVAVTALLAAAVQSGAATAAPEKAPSAASKANPGALPVKLTPAQRAELIREANATKARTAEELNLGAKEKLVVRDVVKDRDGTVHTRYERTYDGLPVLGGDLVVETSKAGETEGIVKATKATIEVKSLKPTVTAAKAEKQALKAAEAEDAKNPDVNRAPRKVVWAAGGKPVLAYETVVGGFQHDGTPQELHVIMDATTGEKLYEWEAIETGTGNTVYSGQVTLGTTQSGSTYNLTDGARGGHKTYNLNRGTSGTGTLFSGSDDVWGNGSPSNLESAAADAHYGAALTWDYYKNVHSRNGIRGDGVGAYSRVHYGNNYVNAFWQDTCFCMTYGDGSGNANPLTSIDVAAHEMTHGLTSNTAGLRYSGESGGLNEATSDIFGSTVEFYAANSSDVGDYLIGEEININGDGTPLRYMDQPSKDGSSKDAWYSGIGSIDVHYSSGPANHFFYLLSEGSGAKTVNGVSYNSPTSDGLPVTGIGRAKAEQIWFKALTTKFTSTTNYAGARTGTLAVAGELYGTTSAEYTAVQNAWAGVNVGTRPGGGGGGGTSFENGTDVSIPDNGAAVTSSITVSGRTGNAPSNLAVGVDITHTYIGDLQVQLIAPDGTAYTMKAYGTGGSSDNIATTYTVNASSEVANGVWQLRVQDNAAQDTGRINGWSLTFP, from the coding sequence GTGTTGAGACGCCAGTCCCACAGACGCACCTCCCACACCCGCAACACCTTCACCCGCACCACCCAGCGAAGGGCCGCCGCCGGCGCGCTCGTCGCCGTGACCGCCCTGTTGGCCGCGGCCGTCCAGTCGGGCGCCGCCACCGCCGCCCCGGAGAAGGCACCGTCGGCTGCGAGCAAGGCCAACCCGGGCGCGCTCCCGGTGAAGCTCACCCCCGCACAGCGCGCCGAGCTGATACGCGAGGCCAACGCCACGAAGGCCCGGACGGCCGAGGAGCTGAACCTCGGCGCCAAGGAGAAGCTGGTCGTCCGTGACGTGGTCAAGGACCGCGACGGCACCGTGCACACACGGTACGAGCGGACGTACGACGGCCTCCCGGTCCTCGGCGGCGACCTGGTCGTCGAGACGTCGAAGGCGGGCGAGACCGAGGGCATCGTCAAGGCCACCAAGGCGACGATCGAGGTCAAGTCGCTGAAGCCCACCGTCACGGCCGCGAAGGCCGAGAAGCAGGCCCTGAAGGCGGCCGAGGCCGAGGACGCCAAGAACCCGGACGTCAACCGGGCGCCCCGCAAGGTCGTCTGGGCGGCCGGCGGCAAGCCGGTCCTCGCGTACGAGACGGTCGTCGGCGGCTTCCAGCACGACGGCACCCCGCAGGAGCTCCACGTCATCATGGACGCCACCACCGGCGAGAAGCTGTACGAGTGGGAGGCGATCGAGACCGGCACCGGCAACACGGTGTACAGCGGCCAGGTCACCCTCGGCACCACGCAGTCCGGGTCGACGTACAACCTCACCGACGGCGCGCGCGGCGGCCACAAGACGTACAACCTGAACCGCGGCACCTCCGGCACCGGCACGCTCTTCTCCGGCTCCGACGACGTGTGGGGCAACGGCAGCCCGTCGAACCTGGAGTCGGCCGCCGCCGACGCCCACTACGGCGCGGCACTGACCTGGGACTACTACAAGAACGTGCACAGCCGCAACGGCATCCGCGGCGACGGCGTCGGCGCCTACTCCCGCGTGCACTACGGCAACAACTACGTCAACGCGTTCTGGCAGGACACCTGCTTCTGCATGACGTACGGCGACGGCTCGGGCAACGCCAACCCGCTGACGTCGATCGACGTCGCCGCGCACGAGATGACCCACGGCCTGACGTCCAACACGGCCGGCCTGCGGTACTCCGGCGAGTCCGGCGGCCTGAACGAGGCCACCTCGGACATCTTCGGCTCGACGGTCGAGTTCTACGCGGCGAACTCCTCCGACGTCGGTGACTACCTCATCGGCGAGGAGATCAACATCAACGGCGACGGCACGCCGCTGCGTTACATGGACCAGCCGAGCAAGGACGGCTCGTCCAAGGACGCCTGGTACTCGGGCATCGGCTCGATCGACGTGCACTACTCGTCGGGCCCCGCGAACCACTTCTTCTACCTCCTCTCCGAGGGCAGCGGCGCCAAGACCGTCAACGGCGTCAGCTACAACTCGCCCACCTCGGACGGCCTGCCGGTGACCGGCATCGGCCGCGCCAAGGCGGAGCAGATCTGGTTCAAGGCACTGACGACGAAGTTCACGTCGACGACCAACTACGCGGGCGCCCGCACCGGCACCCTCGCGGTCGCCGGTGAGCTGTACGGCACCACGTCCGCCGAGTACACGGCGGTGCAGAACGCGTGGGCGGGCGTGAACGTGGGCACGCGGCCCGGCGGTGGCGGAGGCGGCGGCACCTCCTTCGAGAACGGCACCGACGTATCGATTCCGGACAACGGAGCGGCGGTCACGTCCTCGATCACCGTCTCGGGCCGGACGGGCAACGCGCCCTCCAACCTCGCGGTGGGGGTCGACATCACCCACACCTACATCGGTGACCTCCAGGTGCAGCTGATCGCCCCGGACGGCACGGCGTACACGATGAAGGCGTACGGCACCGGCGGCAGCTCGGACAACATCGCCACCACGTACACGGTGAACGCGTCCTCCGAAGTCGCCAACGGCGTCTGGCAGTTGCGGGTCCAGGACAACGCGGCGCAGGACACGGGCCGGATCAACGGCTGGAGCCTGACGTTCCCGTGA